A single Microbacterium protaetiae DNA region contains:
- a CDS encoding ABC transporter permease, with amino-acid sequence MIARKRARVRPSLQRILQEAMSGVMLRASRSPLTVTGIALGVASFISVLGMTTSANGQINNEFLSAEATLIQVVPAGGEAADALFPDNADQAVAAINGVTAVGRSWAVSDAAVSRLSDSIVPPSTVQPPVRAATPGYWTLIGPTLKTGRVFDSFLRDQPVAVLGASVAKDLGISDLSDQTAVIVNGQRLVVIGIVRDTRGSSAALNSVTVPAEYARTHFLPPGQNEQMVVDTASGAAATVSKQIAFALNPRSPDTYKITPPPLPTLVRDRVGGFTQFLFYSLAGIGIVVSGVGIANVSLIGVIARTREIALRRSLGALPRHVAAQFLIESGVRGLLGGSLGTALGVATITIVCVLLGWSAIIEPWSLIVGPLLGVAVGTIAGLYPAIRATHVEPVEAFRQ; translated from the coding sequence GTGATCGCACGCAAGCGGGCCAGAGTGCGTCCCTCTCTGCAGAGAATTCTTCAGGAGGCGATGTCAGGCGTGATGCTTCGCGCGTCACGGTCGCCGCTCACTGTCACCGGTATCGCGCTCGGCGTCGCCTCTTTCATATCGGTGCTCGGCATGACTACGAGCGCGAACGGGCAGATTAACAACGAGTTCCTTTCCGCTGAAGCAACGCTGATCCAGGTGGTACCGGCGGGTGGAGAGGCCGCGGATGCGCTCTTTCCCGATAATGCCGATCAGGCAGTCGCGGCGATCAATGGGGTGACGGCCGTGGGCCGCTCATGGGCTGTGTCGGACGCTGCAGTTTCACGGTTGTCCGATTCGATTGTTCCTCCATCGACTGTTCAGCCACCTGTACGTGCAGCCACTCCGGGATACTGGACGCTTATCGGTCCGACTCTGAAGACTGGGCGGGTCTTCGACTCATTCCTTCGCGACCAACCCGTCGCAGTCCTCGGTGCTAGTGTCGCTAAGGACCTGGGCATCTCCGACCTATCGGATCAAACGGCTGTCATCGTCAACGGTCAGCGATTGGTCGTGATCGGGATCGTCAGAGACACCCGTGGCTCGAGCGCCGCGCTGAACTCGGTGACTGTCCCGGCCGAGTATGCACGAACTCACTTCTTGCCTCCCGGGCAGAACGAGCAAATGGTCGTCGATACTGCCAGCGGCGCCGCAGCAACGGTCAGCAAGCAGATCGCGTTTGCACTCAACCCGCGATCTCCCGATACATATAAAATCACGCCGCCTCCACTACCAACGTTGGTTCGCGATCGAGTCGGAGGGTTCACGCAGTTTCTTTTCTACTCGTTGGCCGGGATCGGCATCGTCGTCAGCGGGGTGGGTATCGCCAACGTCTCCCTCATCGGTGTTATCGCACGCACACGCGAGATCGCACTCCGACGTTCGCTCGGTGCGTTACCTCGGCACGTCGCCGCTCAATTCCTAATCGAGTCCGGGGTGCGGGGTCTGCTTGGAGGCTCGCTGGGCACAGCGCTAGGTGTGGCCACGATCACTATCGTTTGCGTACTGCTCGGGTGGTCCGCGATCATCGAGCCGTGGTCTCTGATCGTGGGCCCGTTGCTGGGGGTTGCAGTAGGGACCATTGCGGGGCTGTACCCGGCCATACGCGCCACCCACGTTGAACCGGTCGAGGCGTTCCGCCAATAG